A genomic stretch from Setaria viridis chromosome 1, Setaria_viridis_v4.0, whole genome shotgun sequence includes:
- the LOC117854773 gene encoding F-box/LRR-repeat protein At3g26922 — protein sequence MDPQPIIGFSMREVRAYMERDGLDSRMLDFGMGLSLGVVYGSLPDPPVSPAAPLSPAGAGCAPDGVDRISRLPEEVLRNVISHLPAKDAARTAALAWRWRGLWRSVPLALVDAHLLPDGGAGGRPRDMLGRDSPGVAAAVSRVLTAHPGPFRCVHLTCSTMDAHRAEIARWLELLAAKGVKELVFVNRPWPLDLRLPASLFSCTSLTCLHIGVWRLPDTAALPLAAGFPNLRELGLHIVLMEDRDLAFLLDRSPVLETLVIFFAYQTEVRLRLVSRTLRCIQVCFSHFVDIAVVDAPCLERLLLWVTWGRGSEGSERSRVKIGHAPKLRVVRYLQLEMQGLEIGDTIIKVPFKLNCIHRVLGFG from the coding sequence atggATCCTCAACCGATCATCGGCTTCAGCATGAGGGAAGTGCGGGCCTACATGGAGCGCGATGGGCTGGATTCCCGTATGCTGGATTTCGGCATGGGCCTGTCGCTGGGCGTCGTGTACGGCTCCCTCCCCGACCCGCCCGTTTCCCCCGCTGCTCCTCtctcccccgccggcgccgggtgtGCCCCCGACGGCGTCGACCGCATCAGCCGCCTCCCCGAAGAGGTCCTCCGCAACGTCATCTCCCACCTACCCGCCAAGGACGCCGCGCGCACTGCCGCACTTGCCTGGCGCTGGAGAGGCCTCTGGCGCTCCGTGCCGCTCGCTCTCGTCGACGCGCACCTCCTTCCggacggcggggccggcgggcgtCCCCGGGACATGCTCGGTCGCGACTCacccggcgtcgccgccgcggtctcCCGCGTGCTCACCGCGCACCCGGGGCCCTTCCGCTGCGTCCACCTCACCTGCAGCACCATGGACGCGCACCGTGCCGAGATCGCGCGCTGGCTCGAGCTCCTCGCTGCCAAGGGCGTAAAGGAACTCGTCTTCGTCAACCGCCCGTGGCCGCTCGACCTCCGCCTCCCGGCCTCGCTCTTCAGCTGCACCTCGCTCACCTGCCTCCACATCGGCGTCTGGAGGCTCCCGGacaccgccgccctcccgctcgccgcgggcTTCCCCAACCTCCGGGAGCTCGGGCTCCACATCGTCCTCATGGAGGACAGGGACCTCGCCTTCCTGCTCGACCGAAGCCCCGTGCTGGAGACCCTCGTGATCTTCTTCGCATACCAGACCGAGGtgcgcctccgcctcgtcagCCGCACCCTGCGGTGCATTCAGGTCTGCTTTTCCCACTTCGTCGACATCGCCGTCGTGGACGCGCCTTGCCTGGAGAGGCTCTTGCTCTGGGTAACTTGGGGCCGCGGCAGCGAGGGCAGCGAGCGCTCGAGGGTCAAGATTGGCCATGCACCAAAGCTGCGCGTGGTGAGATACTTGCAGCTAGAGATGCAGGGGCTGGAGATCGGCGACACCATCATAAAGGTTCCGTTCAAGCTCAATTGCATTCATCGTGTGCTTGGTTTCGGTTAG